Sequence from the Populus nigra chromosome 17, ddPopNigr1.1, whole genome shotgun sequence genome:
ctcaaaaaaagcATATGATTCGTTGAAATTTTCAATGAACCTgcacaaagaaaaacaatccaGACATAGAGCAAATGTTTATAAGGAACACCAATGTTGGTTTCTTTGAAAAGTTAAGTCTTACAACCTGGGCAGTCCTCATagtacttcttcttcttcttcttcttcttcttcaagaaaGACTCTCCAATCCCATTTCCATCCATCTTGACACACTCCAGTTGTTTTGAGTtcaggtgatttttttttcctttctttttcagagaaaacacattttttatataaagaaaactgCTCTTTTTCAGTCAGCTTTCTTAAATAATCATGGACCTAACCACCTAATTAGATTATGGACCAAATCATTACAACTCTTGACACATGATTATATTAGGCCACGTTACTCATGCCACAACAAATCAACAATTAACTGCTGCTTTTAACAGATGTTACTGCAAGATTGGATTCTGAAGATGTGTAAACTTCATTAGCAGCAAAATTGTGTGTAAATCCCTGACCTtctagaatataaaaaatcttgtttCCTTGTAAACAACAACATTTGCCTGAACAATGTCTCAAAACAAACCATTTCATTGAACAATCACACGAAACAAATTGAACAATTGACAACGCAAATCAATTCAAGAAATCTCCAGATACCACCTCTCTCACGAAGAGAGTCTTTTTAAGACAACCCACCACAAGGCCATGATTCCAAGGTGGGATAATACCACTTGAGAgggaaaattatgataataccACTTGAATGGGCCAATTATGATAATACCTCTTGAGAGAGCCAATTATCCAACGGAAATGGGCAAGTACATATAGTTATCTCTACTTGCacaaataagaaacaaaatttaaaaataaaccaacACGAACAAGAAAAGATCTTAACCATAGAATGATGCTTAACCTGCACAAAGGACAACAATCCAGACATAGAGCAAATACTTAAAAGGAACACCAGTGTTGGTTTCTTTGGAAAGTTCAATCTTGCAACCTGGGCAGTCCTCATAATACTTGTTCTTCCTCAACAAAGACTCTCCAATCCCATTCTCATCCATCTTGTGCCCGCCTGCCACAACAGCTAATGTTTTGGCCCCTTATGAGAAAGTAAACTTCCTTTTTTATTCATGGCATCAGAAAGTGCTGTCTCATACTTGCCAGAGCCATCTTTCTTGATTGGAATTGTCGGCTACAAGTCAGTCGTTAACTGATATTTTAATGCCAACGTGAAAGAATTAGAAATCCTTCTAAaaatttcttctccttttcttcttctctttgtgTGAGAAACGAACGTTGGAATAGTCTTAAAAATAGAAGCTGGATCACGGCaccttttatgatttttctttttggatttttttttaaaaagaaatgtcTAAGAGATTCCTTGTACTAGATTTTGAGTGAGAAACGATGTTCATAAGAGCATAATAACAGTAAACCCCGACTGGAGCCATCAACTACTTTAAAGTTTCTTGAATTGATTCCCGTCATTTTAAACTGAtatcttttcaagttttttttaaagttaaaacaaGGGGGTCCACCTGAAGGGGACAGGTTAAGAAAGACATGTCGTTTTGCgagttcaaaatatatataaccgCCAGCTACCTGAGAGCGGGTAAAAGTTTGGAAAAACAGCCTAAATTTGGCAAAaactggaatttttttttgtttaaaattaatttttttaaaagattattttgatatgcaaatattaaaagtaatgttttttaaatattattttaatataattttaaataaaaaaatattttaaaaaaacaacaaaattgcaGAGTTGAATCAATAGGTGACAAAAAcatgaattcaatttcaaatgaTCAACACATACCATTCAAATGATCAACACATACCATTCAAATGAAGTTAAAggttttactataaaaaatattggtacAACAGGTTGCATTTGAATGACACCATCATTTCATTCCATCTTAACTGGACCGTCAGCTCTCCCAGCTGACTTGGAGCCTTCACGTTCAGCTTAAATGCTGGTCCAACAGCAAGAGTATGACCCAGCACAATCAACTCCTACGATATGCAAATGCACCAAGCTTAATAGACGTCCACAAACAGATTGATAGAGAGACCAACAGCTTAACGTACACCTTTCACCACCTTTCACCGCTTTCGTTCTGAACGCCACTTGAATACAGGTTTCGTAGTTGGACAGACAATCTCATCTTCACGCAGCTTGCGCTTTCGTCCCTTTTTCTGATCATTAAATGGAGGATTCAATTTCGAGATCTATATGAATAACCTAATACAGTGAAGTAAAAGCAAGAACTAGATACCTGCAATTCCTTCTGCAGTGCCATATCCATATATATTTTCTCCAACTGGTTTGCTCGGTTCTTCCGGGCCTCAAGCTCTCTGTAGGAACTGGCTATTTTCCTGCCCATGGAACAACGAGACTGATACAGTGGGActtgaaacaaacaaaatataactGGCTTATACTAGAGTACAAAAGAACATACTGACTGGAAAAGTTCCATAGATTAACAACAAACTAAATGATCTAAACCACAAACTCTCCCGAGGAGATCGGTGGTGGTCAACAAACTAATAAATAAGCTTATGACAAAAAACTATACGACAGCATCAATAGTTTCTAGAAAATGGCACCCTCTGGTATCAACTATTAGCATGACATGTGTTTGAATTATCTTATATTTCTTAAGCCTCCAAAGTCTGGAAGTTTCCAGCAGCAAAAGGGGGTTCAACAAAGTTCAAGGCCTTGATGGCGGGAGAGGTCATATTCCAGCTCAAACTCACCTCCAGGGACATCGCATGTTTGCACATGCCTCGCATGCTTGACCCCAATCAGAGGACTGTAGGGTTGAAGGAAAACATGAGATGCTTGCATGTACCAAGGAGAATTACAGCCAAAAACAGGCAAGACCGTGGACAAGGTTCAGTGCTCCTAACACTTGGCTAACATGGTGagttaaattcaagaaaattttcTTCTCAGCCGCTATGTTTTACAAAACCAACAAAGTGCAACTCTTGGAAGATTCcaactaaattaaatgataGTGCATTGGTATTGCAGCGGATAGTTAGGATTGTGAATAGTAATGAGTGTAAATTTCTATGTAAATGATTTTGTGATCATATCAAAAGAAGCATAAATCCTCTCTACCTCTTAAAATGATCAATCAAGTTCAGCAAGGGAAAAACAAACCCAAGATTAATTTGTctaacaaaacaaaagtcaTCCTTTACCTTTTAATATTATCAGGGACGTCAACAGAAGTAGTTGCCATTTTATTTTCTGAAGATCGTGATCTTATTTCTTTAGCCTCCTCCCTGCAAGATACGAAacaaaaagtaatgaggatacATATCCAATGACGAATCAATTACCACAAAAAGAGAACACTAATCATGAATTTAGGatgagggaaaaaaacaaagcaagttTGCATGTTGCCCTTGGGCTCTAGCTCGAGTTGACAAGAAAAACAGCAGGCTAAGTTTTATCACTGTAGAAATAATAAGCTACATCTCATCATTATACTCTAGCTTGTATCACTAATAGCATTATGAATGACAGAAGAGCATTGATTTAGTGAACTACAAACAATGGGAAGTCAGTAACCAAGCCAATTGTCACTTGGTACAAAACTTTATATATTGAAATGCATGATTTCCATTTAAGTTCAACACATAAATGCCTCAAGTAAtggtcttcatcaattttctTTGGCACTAAATGTCAGCAGCATATACAATTTTTTGGAGACAATAAGTGCCGGGAAGTTCAAACCTATCTTCAGCGAAGTAAATATGCTTGCTCGAGGGCCGGCCATCCAGCGAGTGCAATGTGGCAGTTAGCTTTTCAATTTTCTGCAGCAGCCATTACATTTAAAATGATCGTGAGAAGAAAGCATTTAGAAAACGTTAAGTAACCAGAAACAGAATGTAAAACTGTGACTGAATCATTCACCTTTTTCTCACTTTGTGCTTTTTGAAGGATATATCCAATATCTTGCGTCTTCATCAACAATAGTTCTTCTTGAGTGTATTTGTTAGCTTCACtcctacaataaaaaaattaaaaattaaaaattaaaaaaaaaaacacaaaaaaatgtaAGCAAATAACAAAGAAGTATTGTATTACTGTGGCCGATGAACTCCATCAACTGTTTTACTCTTAATCATTCCGAAGTAAAACTCATCAGGATTTCTCGATGCTGCTTTCTCTTTAAGCCTCTGTAAAGAAACATGTCGCAGCCATAGCCATAGCCATAGCCACAGCCAAGAATTTAGCAACATGAACCAAAACATTACAAATCATCAAACCTAAGAAATCAGAATGTTCGATCTAAATTAAGTCTAACCCTCAAAGTTTCCTCTTTTTTGTGAAAAGCTTTAGCACGTGCAACATAGTCTTTATGTTTCTCAAGCAGCCCAAATTTCTTCCTTGCTTGACTGGCAtccaa
This genomic interval carries:
- the LOC133676844 gene encoding probable U3 small nucleolar RNA-associated protein 11 yields the protein MSSLRNAIPRKAHKERAQPQARKKFGLLEKHKDYVARAKAFHKKEETLRRLKEKAASRNPDEFYFGMIKSKTVDGVHRPQSEANKYTQEELLLMKTQDIGYILQKAQSEKKKIEKLTATLHSLDGRPSSKHIYFAEDREEAKEIRSRSSENKMATTSVDVPDNIKRKIASSYRELEARKNRANQLEKIYMDMALQKELQKKGRKRKLREDEIVCPTTKPVFKWRSERKR